In Brassica rapa cultivar Chiifu-401-42 chromosome A06, CAAS_Brap_v3.01, whole genome shotgun sequence, a single window of DNA contains:
- the LOC103828087 gene encoding uncharacterized protein LOC103828087 isoform X1 yields MANPKSVDPSLWWDSFGSLLSSLENASLSHELPQPIGEKLEENHAWFVNTLSMFKPPSVKSKDALDSDLVQIKQHRLVIKPHLKLKALRISSHLNLDEIQSYILVERCTDQEYGSTDSLSQHLLDMILLQYYIERQCLLKCTKRILTHALYTSREQSTIRDAAVKLISDGLEKQQSSLLENLFSSSFPQHMDVNLFTLWAEETLIEDNLVLDILFLLYHESFHTCNGERWRTLCSLYKGILLGSYSFWKLAVSAEAQHSACRVKIQLLMILIDTLDMENLLQMVHDGLPFRSGPCVFSIIDVQEMDATISSLNTLEVKEAGPLVLAWAVFLCLISSLPGKEEIPFLMEIDHVSYVHQAFEAASLSYFLDVLQSNVLNDFDGPISGFRSVLRTFISAFIASYEINIQLEDANLELILEILCKVYQGEESLCSQFWDRKSSVDGPIRCLLFDLESEFPFRSVEFIRLLSSLSEGSWPAECVYNFLDKSVGISTLFDITSDSVVDGASQLVETSQPLQIPGLEGLVIPRNTRGRILRVINENTGLVRWEYSLSGATLLIIHLANVLYTGNNREAFVILELVRRMVTFNKAVCFSLLNISHFFHVNESYMNEKLESDVRVVDIICNSVRSLTFDSSGVAMMAMAIDILAKLLRCSPSNVAPMVLKANIFDMTSGPGVPDSGFNISLSGSWSLSGKLAKMILIDCEKNDTSCPLVISVLEFTMQLVEGGVENDLVLALIVFSLQYVLVSHESWKYNHGHMRWNVTLKVIEVMKTCLRFSKFSAKLKDVLLDILLNDASVHNALFRIICTTAHTLENLRVHRFIEPAEIEGWQLSIVSVLDVLDITLSQSSQSTDSGLPVFHQTMLSSTSKPIPVVAAITSLISYFRNPTIQICAAKVLSKLYAMAESSQLYIISKAGFGLDDKQITDLRTSVSQIILDPSEPNEDLVIATMKLLTVAARYQPALLVALFDSNEDSDAGKLKQSDKETSSGPELACKSRLLHIILQHVERATDFVNRYPDILLSLLGFLKTLWQEAGQYANLLEPFKASNRLWQEFSNIISQVSKLKDSSVGRLDNEEMSKLYVKYQCQSSVLEILACNMFLNKKLLFAESLKKSWLEQKEKTKNAVSPSKLSLTAASDPKDIFSKWCDVSVLDGLIQSVSSLDGEIEINVQSKVAAVLLIVHLIVKLETSGAGALSMSLVGKIKVISEMLCAQPAFSELLAQYSKLGYSGGKELMPMILSDLNCHLQGKLEGRDIPTGPFKELFQFLVESGFWEKYKQSTDIDKNMALGDNILFDIQHIRTELGTAIWDFSEWKTSKATTEEMLSYMQRANSMVLISTSQVSALHALTSVLILYEDNSLEDSVAVERKVPARVTLSSIDEVCKKFSSRVDSLASLWDAPKIVFDILTAQADLLSSLLKSGKKNLPSSVCALVLRNVGPGLKILGSLRHSNAILKKTVNLLLEVLLLVVGSGSDSSNSSEMGHMAARDLAEISDATIGLLPLLCNFMGNPEYLTLCLTTVDLILRNFLTPETWFPIIQSHLRLQHVILQLQDKKSSASVSAIMKFFLTIAQVHDGAQMLLNSGFFSTLRALFIDLPDGISTLVSDDEKGGQLDKKEKPQHMWGLGLAVVTAMVNSLGSVSVGADIVESVISYFFSEKGYMISYYLSAPDFPSDDREKVRARTQRTWTSLAYLRETEHTLLLMCALASHWRSWVKIMKEMDSPLREMAIHLLAFISKGAQRLRESHIITSHLLCPPVVKEEFDSCKRQSVINSKHGWFALVPLVCVGKPKLGAVSISTALVVRGQTTEQPGSVPQSHFTDSVAVQIYRVASLLLNFLCLQAEGVVKRAEEVGYVDLAHFPELPEPEILHGLQDQATAIVAELCDNYKEVPNEVKKLCLLLLQITEKSLYLELCVVQVCRIHQVFGRVDNFSKDFKKLVKAAEAHAYLEPSMDSLKKIAVFLYPGLL; encoded by the exons ATGGCGAACCCTAAATCGGTCGATCCGTCGCTATGGTGGGATTCGTTTGGATCTCTTCTGAGCTCGCTCGAGAATGCATCTCTCTCTCATGAACTTCCACAGCCCATC GGGGAGAAGTTGGAGGAAAACCACGCGTGGTTCGTTAACACGCTGTCGATGTTCAAACCACCGAGTGTGAAATCAAAAGACGCTTTGGATTCGGATCTAGTCCAGATTAAGCAGCACCGCTTGGTGATTAAGCCCCACCTCAAACTAAAAGCCCTTCGAATCAGCTCTCATCTG AATCTAGATGAAATCCAATCATACATCCTCGTCGAAAGATGTACGGATCAGGAATATGGATCAACTGACTCTCTATCTCAACATCTCCTTGACATG ATATTGCTTCAGTATTACATAGAGCGCCAGTGCCTACTCAAGTGTACAAAGCGTATCCTCACCCATGCTT TATATACATCAAGAGAGCAAAGTACTATTAGGGACGCAGCTGTTAAGCTTATCTCGGATGGCCTTGAAAAACAACAATCATCACTTCTTGAGAACCTTTTCTCCTCTTCTTTTCCACAGCACATG GATGTCAATCTATTTACTTTGTGGGCGGAGGAGACACTGATTGAGGACAATTTGGTGTTGGATATTCTTTTCCTTCTTTACCATGAATCATTTCACACTTGTAATGGAGAAAGATGGAGGACTCTGTGTTCCTTATACAAG GGAATTCTTCTGGGCTCCTATAGCTTTTGGAAGCTGGCGGTGTCAGCTGAAGCACAACATTCTGCATGCCGTGTTAAAATTCAGTTGTTGATGATTCTTATCGACACGCTGGATATGGAGAATTTGTTACAAATGGTTCATGACGGATTGCCTTTCAG gTCTGGCCCTTGTGTTTTTTCCATTATTGATGTCCAAGAGATGGATGCAACAATCTCTAGCCTCAACACTCTCGAAGTAAAAGAAGCAGGACCTCTAGTCCTTGCATGGGCAGTATTTCTGTGTCTTATTTCATCACTCCCTGGGAAGGAGGAAATTCCTTTCCTGATG GAGATAGATCACGTGAGCTATGTTCATCAAGCTTTTGAGGCAGCATCATTGAGCTATTTCCTTGACGTTCTTCAAAGTAATGTGTTGAATGATTTCGAT GGCCCAATCTCTGGTTTTCGTAGTGTCTTGAGGACTTTTATTTCAGCATTTATTGCGTCTTATGAGATCAATATTCAG CTGGAAGATGCCAATCTGGAGTTAATACTGGAAATCCTTTGCAAGGTTTACCAAGGAGAG GAGTCCCTCTGTAGTCAGTTTTGGGATCGAAAAAGTTCTGTTGATGGCCCTATCCGGTGTCTTCTTTTTGATTTGGAGAGTGAATTCCCGTTCAGAAGTGTGGAATTCATTCGTCTCTTGTCGTCCCTGAGTGAAGGAAGTTGGCCTGCCGAATGTGT ATACAACTTTCTGGATAAATCAGTCGGGATATCAACTTTATTTGATATTACTAGTGACTCTGTAGTAGATGGTGCTTCCCAGCTTGTTGAAACTTCCCAGCCGTTGCAAATTCCAGGTCTTGAAGGTTTAGTTATTCCCAGGAATACTCGTGGGCGAATTTTGAGAGTAATCAATGAAAACACTGGCCTTGTGCGGTGGGAG TATTCACTCTCCGGCGCTACACTGTTGATCATCCATTTGGCCAATGTACTCTACACTGGTAACAATCGTGAAGCTTTTGTGATTCTCGAGCTGGTTCGTCGAATGGTAACATTTAACAAG GCCGTATGTTTCTCCTTACTGAATATCAGTCACTTCTTTCATGTTAATGAATCTTACATGAATGAGAAGCTGGAAAGTGATGTGAG AGTGGTTGACATAATTTGCAATTCAGTCAGAAGCTTGACTTTTGACTCTAGCGGTGTAGCTATGATGGCAATGGCTATTGATATCTTAGCTAAGCTGTTGCGATG TTCCCCATCAAATGTTGCTCCCATGGTTTTAAAGGCAAATATATTTGACATGACTTCAGGGCCAGGCGTCCCAGACAGTGGATTCAATATTTCGTTGAG TGGATCTTGGTCGCTCTCCGGGAAACTGGCAAAAATGATCTTGATTGATTGCGAGAAGAATGATACTAGCTGCCCATTGGTCATATCAG TTCTGGAATTCACCATGCAGCTTGTGGAGGGAGGAGTGGAGAATGACTTAGTACTTGCTCTAATTGTTTTCTCGTTGCAGTATGTTCTTGTTAGTCATGAGTCTTGGAAATACAATCATGGGCATATGCGTTGGAATGTGACACTAAAG GTCATTGAAGTGATGAAAACGTGTCTCAGATTCAGTAAATTTTCCGCCAAGCTGAAGGATGTTCTCCTTGATATCTTGCTTAACGATGCCTCTGTTCACAATGCTCTCTTCCGAATCATTTGTACGACTGCACATACTTTAGAG AACCTTCGTGTACACCGTTTTATTGAACCAGCAGAGATTGAAGGATGGCAACTTTCGATAGTCTCTGTTTTGGATGTTTTAGACATCACGCTCTCCCAGTCTTCTCAG AGCACAGATTCTGGTCTTCCCGTGTTTCATCAAACTATGCTGTCGTCTACATCTAAACCAATCCCAGTCGTGGCAGCTATCACATCGTTGATATCTTACTTCCGGAATCCT ACTATCCAGATTTGTGCTGCTAAAGTGCTTTCAAAGTTATATGCCATGGCAGAATCATCACAACTCTATATAATAAGCAAAGCAGGCTTTGGTCTAGACGATAAACAG ATCACAGATTTAAGAACTTCGGTTAGCCAGATCATACTTGATCCATCGGAACCAAATGAAGATCTAGTCATTGCCACGATGAAACTACTAACTGTTGCGGCAAGATATCAG CCTGCTCTTTTAGTTGCCCTATTTGATTCAAACGAAGACTCAGATGCTGGTAAATTAAAACAGTCAGACAAAGAGACTTCCTCAGGTCCTGAATTGGCTTGTAAATCTCGATTATTGCACATTATCCTGCAGCATGTTGAGAGAGCAACTGATTTTGTCAATAG ATACCCGGATATATTACTGAGTTTACTTGGTTTTCTCAAAACCCTTTGGCAAGAGGCTGGCCAATACGCGAATTTGTTGGAACCATTTAAGGCGTCAAACAGGTTGTGGCAGGAATTTTCCAACATCATATCCCAGGTGTCTAAGCTAAAGGATTCGTCAGTTGGAAGATTAGACAACGAAGAAATGTCTAAGTTGTATGTGAAATATCAGTGTCAGTCTTCTGTTTTGGAAATTCTGGCGTGCAACATGTTTTTGAACAAGAAATTGTTGTTTGCGGAGTCGCTTAAAAAATCATGGTTGGAGCAGAAAGAGAAGACAAAGAACGCTGTCTCACCATCTAAATTATCTCTGACAGCTGCTTCAGATCCCAAGGATATCTTTTCAAAATGGTGTGATGTGTCTGTTTTAGATGGCCTTATCCAGTCAGTTTCATCTTTAGATGGTGAAATTGAAATAAACGTACAATCAAAG GTTGCCGCCGTTTTACTTATTGTGCATTTGATTGTGAAACTGGAAACATCTGGCGCAGGAGCATTGTCTATGTCTTTAGTTGGGAAGATCAAAGTCATTTCAGAAATG CTTTGTGCCCAACCTGCTTTTTCTGAGTTGTTAGCACAATATTCAAAGCTTGGTTATAG TGGAGGGAAGGAGCTGATGCCTATGATTCTCAGCGACCTAAACTGTCATCTGCAAGGGAAACTTGAGGGTCGTGATATCCCAACTGGTCCATTCAAAGAGCTTTTCCAGTTTCTAGTTGAGTCGGGATTTTGGGAGAAATACAAACAGAGTACTGATATAGACAAAAATATGGCTTTGGGggacaatattttgtttgacATTCAGCACATACGAACAGAATTAGGTACTGCTATTTGGGATTTTTCCGAGTGGAAGACATCTAAAGCAACGACAGAGGAAATGCTGAGTTACATGCAGAGAGCAAACTCGATGGTTTTAATCTCAACTTCGCAGGTCTCTGCTTTGCATGCACTGACATCCGTCTTGATTCTTTACGAGGATAAT TCTCTTGAAGACAGTGTGGCTGTAGAAAGGAAAGTCCCTGCTCGGGTCACTCTTTCAAGCATTGATGAAGTGTGCAAAAAATTCTCCTCCAGGGTTGATTCACTTGCCTCTCTCTGGGACGCCCCCAAGATTGTGTTCGATATACTCACAGCACAAGCAGACTTGCTATCCAGCCTTTTGAAATCCGGAAAGAAAAATCTGCCATCATCTGTTTGTGCACTTGTCCTGAGAAATGTTGGGCCTGGTCTTAAAATCCTCGGTAGTTTGAGGCATTCAAATGCTATATTAAAGAAGACGGTAAACCTCCTGCTTGAGGTGCTGCTTCTGGTTGTGGGTTCTGGTTCAGACAGCTCAAACTCAAGTGAGATGGGACATATGGCAGCCAGAGATCTTGCAGAAATATCTGATGCGACAATTGGATTATTACCCCTTCTCTGCAACTTCATGGGGAATCCCGAGTACTTGACTCTCTGCCTGACCACGGTAGACTTGATTCTCAGAAATTTTTTGACGCCAGAGACATGGTTCCCAATTATACAGAGTCATCTCCGCTTGCAGCATGTTATACTGCAGCTTCAGGATAAGAAATCCTCGGCATCCGTTTCAGCAATAATGAAGTTTTTCTTAACTATTGCTCAAGTTCATGACGGTGCTCAGATGCTTCTCAATTCCGGATTTTTCTCGACTCTAAGAGCTTTGTTCATTGACTTGCCAGATGGAATATCTACTTTGGTATCTGACGATGAAAAGGGCGGGCAGCTAGATAAGAAAGAAAAACCGCAGCATATGTGGGGACTCGGTTTGGCTGTGGTTACGGCGATGGTTAATTCTCTAGGATCCGTTTCTGTGGGTGCGGATATCGTGGAGAGTGTAATATCTTACTTTTTCTCAGAGAAAGGTTACATGATCTCTTATTATCTGTCTGCGCCTGATTTCCCTTCTGATGATCGTGAAAAAGTGAGAGCAAGAACTCAACGGACATGGACATCCCTTGCTTATCTGAGAGAAACCGAGCATACTCTCCTTCTGATGTGTGCATTAGCAAGCCACTGGAGATCATGGGTTAAGATTATGAAGGAGATGGATTCTCCATTAAGAGAAATGGCTATACATCTCTTGGCCTTTATCAGCAAAGGCGCTCAACGCCTGAGAGAGTCTCATATCATAACATCTCATCTGTTATGCCCTCCAGTAGTGAAAGAAGAGTTTGATTCCTGCAAAAGACAGTCGGTAATCAACAGCAAACACGGATGGTTTGCTCTAGTACCGTTAGTTTGTGTCGGGAAACCCAAGCTCGGTGCTGTATCAATCTCGACTGCTCTAGTTGTTAGGGGCCAAACGACAGAGCAACCTGGATCTGTTCCTCAGTCACACTTTACAGACTCGGTTGCGGTACAGATTTATAGAGTGGCTTCTCTCTTGTTGAATTTTCTATGCTTACAAGCAGAAGGTGTTGTTAAACGGGCAGAGGAAGTGGGATATGTAGATCTTGCTCATTTCCCTGAGCTTCCAGAGCCGGAGATTTTGCACGGTCTACAG GACCAAGCCACAGCGATTGTCGCTGAGCTTTGTGATAATTACAAAGAGGTTCCTAATGAAGTCAAGAAGCTGTGCCTCCTGTTGCTCCAAATAACAGAGAAGTCGTTATATTTGGAACTCTGTGTAGTTCAGGTTTGCAGGATCCATCAAGTCTTTGGCCGGGTGGATAACTTCTCAAAAGACTTCAAAAAGCTAGTGAAAG CTGCAGAAGCGCATGCGTACTTGGAACCGTCTATGGATTCACTGAAGAAAATAGCTGTGTTTCTGTATCCTGGATTGCTATAG
- the LOC103828087 gene encoding uncharacterized protein LOC103828087 isoform X2: protein MANPKSVDPSLWWDSFGSLLSSLENASLSHELPQPIGEKLEENHAWFVNTLSMFKPPSVKSKDALDSDLVQIKQHRLVIKPHLKLKALRISSHLNLDEIQSYILVERCTDQEYGSTDSLSQHLLDMILLQYYIERQCLLKCTKRILTHALYTSREQSTIRDAAVKLISDGLEKQQSSLLENLFSSSFPQHMDVNLFTLWAEETLIEDNLVLDILFLLYHESFHTCNGERWRTLCSLYKGILLGSYSFWKLAVSAEAQHSACRVKIQLLMILIDTLDMENLLQMVHDGLPFRSGPCVFSIIDVQEMDATISSLNTLEVKEAGPLVLAWAVFLCLISSLPGKEEIPFLMEIDHVSYVHQAFEAASLSYFLDVLQSNVLNDFDGPISGFRSVLRTFISAFIASYEINIQLEDANLELILEILCKVYQGEESLCSQFWDRKSSVDGPIRCLLFDLESEFPFRSVEFIRLLSSLSEGSWPAECVYNFLDKSVGISTLFDITSDSVVDGASQLVETSQPLQIPGLEGLVIPRNTRGRILRVINENTGLVRWEYSLSGATLLIIHLANVLYTGNNREAFVILELVRRMVTFNKAVCFSLLNISHFFHVNESYMNEKLESDVRVVDIICNSVRSLTFDSSGVAMMAMAIDILAKLLRCSPSNVAPMVLKANIFDMTSGPGVPDSGFNISLSGSWSLSGKLAKMILIDCEKNDTSCPLVISVLEFTMQLVEGGVENDLVLALIVFSLQYVLVSHESWKYNHGHMRWNVTLKVIEVMKTCLRFSKFSAKLKDVLLDILLNDASVHNALFRIICTTAHTLENLRVHRFIEPAEIEGWQLSIVSVLDVLDITLSQSSQSTDSGLPVFHQTMLSSTSKPIPVVAAITSLISYFRNPTIQICAAKVLSKLYAMAESSQLYIISKAGFGLDDKQVRITSLCYFVHLLCAQPAFSELLAQYSKLGYSGGKELMPMILSDLNCHLQGKLEGRDIPTGPFKELFQFLVESGFWEKYKQSTDIDKNMALGDNILFDIQHIRTELGTAIWDFSEWKTSKATTEEMLSYMQRANSMVLISTSQVSALHALTSVLILYEDNSLEDSVAVERKVPARVTLSSIDEVCKKFSSRVDSLASLWDAPKIVFDILTAQADLLSSLLKSGKKNLPSSVCALVLRNVGPGLKILGSLRHSNAILKKTVNLLLEVLLLVVGSGSDSSNSSEMGHMAARDLAEISDATIGLLPLLCNFMGNPEYLTLCLTTVDLILRNFLTPETWFPIIQSHLRLQHVILQLQDKKSSASVSAIMKFFLTIAQVHDGAQMLLNSGFFSTLRALFIDLPDGISTLVSDDEKGGQLDKKEKPQHMWGLGLAVVTAMVNSLGSVSVGADIVESVISYFFSEKGYMISYYLSAPDFPSDDREKVRARTQRTWTSLAYLRETEHTLLLMCALASHWRSWVKIMKEMDSPLREMAIHLLAFISKGAQRLRESHIITSHLLCPPVVKEEFDSCKRQSVINSKHGWFALVPLVCVGKPKLGAVSISTALVVRGQTTEQPGSVPQSHFTDSVAVQIYRVASLLLNFLCLQAEGVVKRAEEVGYVDLAHFPELPEPEILHGLQDQATAIVAELCDNYKEVPNEVKKLCLLLLQITEKSLYLELCVVQVCRIHQVFGRVDNFSKDFKKLVKAAEAHAYLEPSMDSLKKIAVFLYPGLL, encoded by the exons ATGGCGAACCCTAAATCGGTCGATCCGTCGCTATGGTGGGATTCGTTTGGATCTCTTCTGAGCTCGCTCGAGAATGCATCTCTCTCTCATGAACTTCCACAGCCCATC GGGGAGAAGTTGGAGGAAAACCACGCGTGGTTCGTTAACACGCTGTCGATGTTCAAACCACCGAGTGTGAAATCAAAAGACGCTTTGGATTCGGATCTAGTCCAGATTAAGCAGCACCGCTTGGTGATTAAGCCCCACCTCAAACTAAAAGCCCTTCGAATCAGCTCTCATCTG AATCTAGATGAAATCCAATCATACATCCTCGTCGAAAGATGTACGGATCAGGAATATGGATCAACTGACTCTCTATCTCAACATCTCCTTGACATG ATATTGCTTCAGTATTACATAGAGCGCCAGTGCCTACTCAAGTGTACAAAGCGTATCCTCACCCATGCTT TATATACATCAAGAGAGCAAAGTACTATTAGGGACGCAGCTGTTAAGCTTATCTCGGATGGCCTTGAAAAACAACAATCATCACTTCTTGAGAACCTTTTCTCCTCTTCTTTTCCACAGCACATG GATGTCAATCTATTTACTTTGTGGGCGGAGGAGACACTGATTGAGGACAATTTGGTGTTGGATATTCTTTTCCTTCTTTACCATGAATCATTTCACACTTGTAATGGAGAAAGATGGAGGACTCTGTGTTCCTTATACAAG GGAATTCTTCTGGGCTCCTATAGCTTTTGGAAGCTGGCGGTGTCAGCTGAAGCACAACATTCTGCATGCCGTGTTAAAATTCAGTTGTTGATGATTCTTATCGACACGCTGGATATGGAGAATTTGTTACAAATGGTTCATGACGGATTGCCTTTCAG gTCTGGCCCTTGTGTTTTTTCCATTATTGATGTCCAAGAGATGGATGCAACAATCTCTAGCCTCAACACTCTCGAAGTAAAAGAAGCAGGACCTCTAGTCCTTGCATGGGCAGTATTTCTGTGTCTTATTTCATCACTCCCTGGGAAGGAGGAAATTCCTTTCCTGATG GAGATAGATCACGTGAGCTATGTTCATCAAGCTTTTGAGGCAGCATCATTGAGCTATTTCCTTGACGTTCTTCAAAGTAATGTGTTGAATGATTTCGAT GGCCCAATCTCTGGTTTTCGTAGTGTCTTGAGGACTTTTATTTCAGCATTTATTGCGTCTTATGAGATCAATATTCAG CTGGAAGATGCCAATCTGGAGTTAATACTGGAAATCCTTTGCAAGGTTTACCAAGGAGAG GAGTCCCTCTGTAGTCAGTTTTGGGATCGAAAAAGTTCTGTTGATGGCCCTATCCGGTGTCTTCTTTTTGATTTGGAGAGTGAATTCCCGTTCAGAAGTGTGGAATTCATTCGTCTCTTGTCGTCCCTGAGTGAAGGAAGTTGGCCTGCCGAATGTGT ATACAACTTTCTGGATAAATCAGTCGGGATATCAACTTTATTTGATATTACTAGTGACTCTGTAGTAGATGGTGCTTCCCAGCTTGTTGAAACTTCCCAGCCGTTGCAAATTCCAGGTCTTGAAGGTTTAGTTATTCCCAGGAATACTCGTGGGCGAATTTTGAGAGTAATCAATGAAAACACTGGCCTTGTGCGGTGGGAG TATTCACTCTCCGGCGCTACACTGTTGATCATCCATTTGGCCAATGTACTCTACACTGGTAACAATCGTGAAGCTTTTGTGATTCTCGAGCTGGTTCGTCGAATGGTAACATTTAACAAG GCCGTATGTTTCTCCTTACTGAATATCAGTCACTTCTTTCATGTTAATGAATCTTACATGAATGAGAAGCTGGAAAGTGATGTGAG AGTGGTTGACATAATTTGCAATTCAGTCAGAAGCTTGACTTTTGACTCTAGCGGTGTAGCTATGATGGCAATGGCTATTGATATCTTAGCTAAGCTGTTGCGATG TTCCCCATCAAATGTTGCTCCCATGGTTTTAAAGGCAAATATATTTGACATGACTTCAGGGCCAGGCGTCCCAGACAGTGGATTCAATATTTCGTTGAG TGGATCTTGGTCGCTCTCCGGGAAACTGGCAAAAATGATCTTGATTGATTGCGAGAAGAATGATACTAGCTGCCCATTGGTCATATCAG TTCTGGAATTCACCATGCAGCTTGTGGAGGGAGGAGTGGAGAATGACTTAGTACTTGCTCTAATTGTTTTCTCGTTGCAGTATGTTCTTGTTAGTCATGAGTCTTGGAAATACAATCATGGGCATATGCGTTGGAATGTGACACTAAAG GTCATTGAAGTGATGAAAACGTGTCTCAGATTCAGTAAATTTTCCGCCAAGCTGAAGGATGTTCTCCTTGATATCTTGCTTAACGATGCCTCTGTTCACAATGCTCTCTTCCGAATCATTTGTACGACTGCACATACTTTAGAG AACCTTCGTGTACACCGTTTTATTGAACCAGCAGAGATTGAAGGATGGCAACTTTCGATAGTCTCTGTTTTGGATGTTTTAGACATCACGCTCTCCCAGTCTTCTCAG AGCACAGATTCTGGTCTTCCCGTGTTTCATCAAACTATGCTGTCGTCTACATCTAAACCAATCCCAGTCGTGGCAGCTATCACATCGTTGATATCTTACTTCCGGAATCCT ACTATCCAGATTTGTGCTGCTAAAGTGCTTTCAAAGTTATATGCCATGGCAGAATCATCACAACTCTATATAATAAGCAAAGCAGGCTTTGGTCTAGACGATAAACAGGTTAGAATTACATCTCTGTGTTATTTCGTTCATTTG CTTTGTGCCCAACCTGCTTTTTCTGAGTTGTTAGCACAATATTCAAAGCTTGGTTATAG TGGAGGGAAGGAGCTGATGCCTATGATTCTCAGCGACCTAAACTGTCATCTGCAAGGGAAACTTGAGGGTCGTGATATCCCAACTGGTCCATTCAAAGAGCTTTTCCAGTTTCTAGTTGAGTCGGGATTTTGGGAGAAATACAAACAGAGTACTGATATAGACAAAAATATGGCTTTGGGggacaatattttgtttgacATTCAGCACATACGAACAGAATTAGGTACTGCTATTTGGGATTTTTCCGAGTGGAAGACATCTAAAGCAACGACAGAGGAAATGCTGAGTTACATGCAGAGAGCAAACTCGATGGTTTTAATCTCAACTTCGCAGGTCTCTGCTTTGCATGCACTGACATCCGTCTTGATTCTTTACGAGGATAAT TCTCTTGAAGACAGTGTGGCTGTAGAAAGGAAAGTCCCTGCTCGGGTCACTCTTTCAAGCATTGATGAAGTGTGCAAAAAATTCTCCTCCAGGGTTGATTCACTTGCCTCTCTCTGGGACGCCCCCAAGATTGTGTTCGATATACTCACAGCACAAGCAGACTTGCTATCCAGCCTTTTGAAATCCGGAAAGAAAAATCTGCCATCATCTGTTTGTGCACTTGTCCTGAGAAATGTTGGGCCTGGTCTTAAAATCCTCGGTAGTTTGAGGCATTCAAATGCTATATTAAAGAAGACGGTAAACCTCCTGCTTGAGGTGCTGCTTCTGGTTGTGGGTTCTGGTTCAGACAGCTCAAACTCAAGTGAGATGGGACATATGGCAGCCAGAGATCTTGCAGAAATATCTGATGCGACAATTGGATTATTACCCCTTCTCTGCAACTTCATGGGGAATCCCGAGTACTTGACTCTCTGCCTGACCACGGTAGACTTGATTCTCAGAAATTTTTTGACGCCAGAGACATGGTTCCCAATTATACAGAGTCATCTCCGCTTGCAGCATGTTATACTGCAGCTTCAGGATAAGAAATCCTCGGCATCCGTTTCAGCAATAATGAAGTTTTTCTTAACTATTGCTCAAGTTCATGACGGTGCTCAGATGCTTCTCAATTCCGGATTTTTCTCGACTCTAAGAGCTTTGTTCATTGACTTGCCAGATGGAATATCTACTTTGGTATCTGACGATGAAAAGGGCGGGCAGCTAGATAAGAAAGAAAAACCGCAGCATATGTGGGGACTCGGTTTGGCTGTGGTTACGGCGATGGTTAATTCTCTAGGATCCGTTTCTGTGGGTGCGGATATCGTGGAGAGTGTAATATCTTACTTTTTCTCAGAGAAAGGTTACATGATCTCTTATTATCTGTCTGCGCCTGATTTCCCTTCTGATGATCGTGAAAAAGTGAGAGCAAGAACTCAACGGACATGGACATCCCTTGCTTATCTGAGAGAAACCGAGCATACTCTCCTTCTGATGTGTGCATTAGCAAGCCACTGGAGATCATGGGTTAAGATTATGAAGGAGATGGATTCTCCATTAAGAGAAATGGCTATACATCTCTTGGCCTTTATCAGCAAAGGCGCTCAACGCCTGAGAGAGTCTCATATCATAACATCTCATCTGTTATGCCCTCCAGTAGTGAAAGAAGAGTTTGATTCCTGCAAAAGACAGTCGGTAATCAACAGCAAACACGGATGGTTTGCTCTAGTACCGTTAGTTTGTGTCGGGAAACCCAAGCTCGGTGCTGTATCAATCTCGACTGCTCTAGTTGTTAGGGGCCAAACGACAGAGCAACCTGGATCTGTTCCTCAGTCACACTTTACAGACTCGGTTGCGGTACAGATTTATAGAGTGGCTTCTCTCTTGTTGAATTTTCTATGCTTACAAGCAGAAGGTGTTGTTAAACGGGCAGAGGAAGTGGGATATGTAGATCTTGCTCATTTCCCTGAGCTTCCAGAGCCGGAGATTTTGCACGGTCTACAG GACCAAGCCACAGCGATTGTCGCTGAGCTTTGTGATAATTACAAAGAGGTTCCTAATGAAGTCAAGAAGCTGTGCCTCCTGTTGCTCCAAATAACAGAGAAGTCGTTATATTTGGAACTCTGTGTAGTTCAGGTTTGCAGGATCCATCAAGTCTTTGGCCGGGTGGATAACTTCTCAAAAGACTTCAAAAAGCTAGTGAAAG CTGCAGAAGCGCATGCGTACTTGGAACCGTCTATGGATTCACTGAAGAAAATAGCTGTGTTTCTGTATCCTGGATTGCTATAG